AAAAGTCAGCTACGGGCGTACTCGGAGCCGTTTGACATGCCTGCTCCCTGTAGGATGAAAGATCAAAAGAGAGAGAAAAAATACTCCGGTGCCCACATGAAGGCCCGCGTCAAGCATGTTATGACGAACGATAACTGGATAAAAGTAGCCGGAGTTGTTACGACCCCCGGAGGTCTGTGGGCATTGCATCATCTTTTTCCGGTACAGATGCAAACTCTGGGCTGGCTGGGGCTGCTAGCCTTGGCCATTTACATGGCTCCCTGGGGAATAAGGAAGTTAAGGCATTCAAAGGTAGAATGGAAGAGGCTGCTGAAATAGGAATTGTTGCCACATCTGGCTTGTCAGCGGGAAGTTGGATGGGTCCTGGGGATCTCTCTTGGCTTCCGCCTTTGGTTCTTCAGCCCAGAGCGGGAGGAGAGTCAGTAGCAGCGGCAGGGTGATGAGTTTCATGTCCTTGGGTTTCCGGTTCATCTTGGGTTACGGAGTACTAAGGAAGAATCCCCCGATGGTTAGAGGTTTTTTCGGGCAGGGAACTCTGAGCTCGGTGTCGTTTAACCTTCACGAATGATCACGTGTTAGAGCCATCATGGCTGTGGAGCTGGTGGATGCTTGTCGAAGTGACTGATCCAGCGCTTGCGCGCGACACTGTCATCTACGATGATGATTGCGCCTTGCTCTACGTAGTGACAGTAGGGCTCCAGCTGGCCGCAGTAGCTGAAAACACCCACCTTTTCCCTGCTCAATCGTAAAAATTGGCTGAGTACATTCTCGATCTTTCCGAATTTGATCTCAGAGAGGATGGGGGAATCGGGAGCTGGCGTGTAGCGGCGCACGATACGATTGGTTAGTGTGTCGTCCCACTGAATGACATAGTCTGGCCGCTTCATCTTATTGATGATCTTAGGATCATCGTCTGGCTTCTCTCGTAATACGGTGGTGAGCACGCCCAAACGCTTTTTACCTTCGCTTGTCTCGAAGTAGACTGGAATCTGGTCCAGCTTTTCATCGATGTCCTCGCGAAAGGGGAAGCCCTCGCGGACATAGCGGAAGAGAGCGTGAATCAGCGCCGGATTTGGCTTTTCATGTTTCTTCAAGATCCGGACGAGAGTCGGCAGATCGCTTTTCCAGGGATCACGGGCGAGCAGATTGATCGCCATGGGCCCGAACTCATTGTCATCCGCCAGTGCCAGTAGAGTCTGGCGCGCCATCTCGTTATTAAAATCCTCCGCAAATCTGCCGCTCACCGTACTCTCGATGCCTATCAGGTGGATGCAGAGTATCGCTCCCGACTTAGCCTTGGCGCTTTTGGTGTTCTTGATCAGCTTGTTTAATTCTGAGAGTGCCTTCTCACCATGCGCTGCGATGGAATACATGTCATTGGTGTAGCCTATCAAGTACATCTTCCCGGTACTCACGAGCTGCCACTCGCCCTCCAGCCGTGAGACGAGTTTTGGCAGTGGCGTCTCGGTATCGATAGCCGCTTCCTGTCTGCTACCCTCTACAGGTCGCGTATTGGCTTGTGGCAGGTTTTCCGGCAAACGCGCCAGCAAGGCCTGGGATGTAAGCAAGAGACAGATTGGAATGGCGCGCATCTTCATAGCAAAGCTGGCTAGATTCACCGTAATCCTAGATTGGTGATCGATAATAAACTAGGTGAATGAAACAGCTGGTCAAAGCCAAACAGGAGTGTTGAGGCCAAGTTCGTAATAGTTTGTTCTAACAAAAACACTCAGAACATTTCCAGCTGCGCCGGGGCTTCCTCGGTTCTGACTCTGCGCTGGCCGAAGAAAACTTCCATGCGCTCGAACTGTTTGTCCGTAAATTGCATGATGCGTACTTCGCCGTCAGGTGGGACGATGTGGCGGATGCGCTTGATGTGAACCAGGGCGTTTTCCTGGCTGGCACAGTGGCGGTAGTAGACGGAATACTGCATCATGTCGAACCCGTCTCCCAGCAAGTCCTTGCGGAAGTCCGTATATTGTTTACGGGCTTTAGGCGTATCTACGGGGAGATCAAACAGGACAACTAGCCACATACATCGGTAGTGTGAGATGAGCATTGGTAGGGGGGGAGTAGGGTATAGGCTTCTTTGGTCAGCATCCGGTAGAAGCTGCTGATGTAGCGGGGGAGTGCCACCATGAGTGGACCTTCGAAGTCCCCACAAGTGACCCGCTCTGACAAGAGACTCAGGAGTGCGGCACGGTGTTCTTTCTCCAGACTGTTAGGCTGTGTATCACCATGCGCCGTATCCTGGAGAAGTTCTTTCACCCTGGTATCGACAATCGGGCGCAGAGGCTCCATCACATCATCTGCCAGGCAGTAGGGGTTATCCCGTCTTTTATGGAAGACTCCCAGCGCGGGGAGTAGGCCCGCAGAGACCAGAGCCCTGGCCACAGCAGCGCGCATGATGGCATACCCGTAGTTCAGAGCTGAGTTAAAGAATGAGCTGCAGTTATAATCCCGCGCCATTCCTGCTCCATACTGATCGGGGAAGTAGGCTGGCCAGTAGATTTTGGCGGCCTGGGCTTCGCGGTTTTCCGGGTCGCCGGATTTCACCTTGCTGGCCAGATGGCCAAGCTTCCGCTTGTAGGGCTCAGTCACATTGGCGGCCTGGGCCTGGATCTTGGAGCGGACGATTTCCTTCCAGAGCCGTTTGCGGCTGGGCTGGTCCGCCTGGAGTTGGTTCATCATGCGCGGCACCAGCTCGGTATGCGTGATGGTAGGCAGGAGCATACCCGTAGGCAGGTGGTTGGCCCCGCAGAAAAGCACCACCGCACCCTCGGTCAGCAGTTCATTGACCGCTGCCGCGCTGATGGTGATACCCGGATGTTCTAGGATCAGCACGCCAACGTCCTCGCAGGCATAGCGGCGCTCCAGTTCACCGGCACGGATAAGCAGCTGGTGATTGCGCAGGCTGACACTTGCCGGGCGCTCGGATATTTCCAGTGTATGTTTAATCAAAGCCCGGCATCCTAGCATGATCTTTTATGGTGATGCAAGTGTCTAAGAGTAAGTATGTAGTGGTGTTATCTGGTGGAGAAAACGAGGGGGCTAGGCGAAATGCTTGCCTCCTTTGAGCTTTTTTTGTTGTGTGCGAACAACCCTATCTCACTGTATNNNNNNNNNNNNNNNNNNNNNNNNNNNNNNNNNNNNNNNNNNNNNNNNNNNNNNNNNNNNNNNNNNNNNNNNNNNNNNNNNNNNNNNNNNNNNNNNNNNNNNNNNNNNNNNNNNNNNNNNNNNNNNNNNNNNNNNNNNNNNNNNNNNNNNNNNNNNNNNNNNNNNNNNNNNNNNNNNNNNNNNNNNNNNNNNNNNNNNNNNNNNNNNNNNNNNNNNNNNNNNNNNNNNNNNNNNNNNNNNNNNNNNNNNNNNNNNNNNNNNNNNNNNNNNNNNNNNNNNNNNNNNNNNNNNNNNNNNNNNNNNNNNNNNNNNNNNNNNNNNNNNNNNNNNNNNNNNNNNNNNNNNNNNNNNNNNNNNNNNNNNNNNNNNNNNNNNNNNNNNNNNNNNNNNNNNNNNNNNNNNNNNNNNNNNNNNNNNNNNNNNNNNNNNNNNNNNNNNNNNNNNNNNNNNNNNNNNNNNNNNNNNNNNNNNNNNNNNNNNNNNNNNNNNNNNNNNNNNNNNNNNNNNNNNNNNNNNNNNNNNNNNNNNNNNNNNNNNNNNNNNNNNNNNNNNNNNNNNNNNNNNNNNNNNNNNNNNNNNNNNNNNNNNNNNNNNNNNNNNNNNNNNNNNNNNNNNNNNNNNNNNNNNNNNNNNNNNNNNNNNNNNNNNNNNNNNNNNNNNNNNNNNNNNNNNNNNNNNNNNNNNNNNNNNNNNNNNNNNNNNNNNNNNNNNNNNNNNNNNNNNNNNNNNNNNNNNNNNNNNNNNNNNNNNNNNNNNNNNNNNNNNNNNNNNNNNNNNNNNNNNNNNNNNNNNNNNNNNNNNNNNNNNNNNNNNNNNNNNNNNNNNNNNNNNNNNNNNNNNNNNNNNNNNNNNNNNNNNNNNNNNNNNNNNNNNNNNNNNNNNNNNNNNNNNNNNNNNNNNNNNNNNNNNNNNNNNNNNNNNNNNNNNNNNNNNNNNNNNNNNNNNNNNNNNNNNNNNNNNNNNNNNNNNNNNNNNNNNNNNNNNNNNNNNNNNNNNNNNNNNNNNNNNNNNNNNNNNNNNNNNNNNNNNNNNNNNNNNNNNNNNNNNNNNNNNNNNNNNNNNNNNNNNNNNNNNNNNNNNNNNNNNNNNNNNNNNNNNNNNNNNNNNNNNNNNNNNNNNNNNNNNNNNNNNNNNNNNNNNNNNNNNNNNNNNNNNNNNNNNNNNNNNNNNNNNNNNNNNNNNNNNNNNNNNNNNNNNNNNNNNNNNNNNNNNNNNNNNNNNNNNNNNNNNNNNNNNNNNNNNNNNNNNNNNNNNNNNNNNNNNNNNNNNNNNNNNNNNNNTGATGGTAACTGATCACTGCTTGCGGTCAATCCGCAGCAGCGCGGCAGCGGACGGGGATCCGATCGAGATGGTAACCTATCACTGTCTCGTAGCTATGGCTTGCTATTAGGTCTACTTGTGTAATGATAAAAGCCCCCGCAAGGATATGTTGTGAGCATTTTTTGCGGAGGCTTGAGTCTATTTTTGGCTCTTTGATCCCGTGAGCGGTTCTAGCTAGAATTAGAGCCGCTCACTGGTGGTCCTGGGAGGGGTAGGGGAGAGCTTGAACCGATCCGTCCCTCCTATAGCATAATAATCGGTACATAAATTGCTTATAGCAGGATGTTTATTTACGTCAAACAAAAGGTACGTGTATGGTTTAAATTGTTTCTTGAAAAGAAGGTATTTAATGTCAAATTACCTACACACTTACTGGTTATTGATCATCAGCAATAATAGGTACGTGTAGCTGCGGATTGACCGCAAGCAGTGATCAGTTACCTGAGGGGGCGTGGATTTCATGGCCACGTCCCCTTTTTACTGAATATTTCAATCAAGCGTCTCGGATTTCCCCGGTGGGGAGAACGGTGACTTTACGGGCATTTGGGAATTTTTTAGCAAAACTACCAGGCATGCAGGAACGGAGCAGAGATTGGCCTGTATCCGGGTCTTTGTGCCCTTGAGCGGCGTCGGTGTGATGGGCGAACCAGACTTGGCCTGTGGAGGTGGCCATGGTGTTAAAGACAAACAACTGATCCGTGCCGTCTATCTCTGCCAAGATGGAGTCTCCGGAGCAGAGGTGGAAGAGGAATTCAGCTTCGGGCGGCATGTCAGCGTAGCTTTTCTGGACCAGGGGCTCGCGGTGGCGCTGGCGGCGGGTGGCCTCATAGAGGGTGACTGGCTCGAAGTGGAATTTCCCCTCTCCCAGGCTGAAGATGGCGAGGTGGTGGGTGGAGGCGGACTGCACGTGTGTCTCATGCGGGCTGCCGGGGCGAATCGTGATGTGGGCGTAGGGAATGGCGGTACGCACTTTTCTGATCGGGATGCCGGAGGGCATGGTGAGCGGGGCGTCTGCCGAGATGGCTTTGAGCGCGGCCAGGTCTCCGCCGGCTTCATGGATATAGCTTCTCACAATATCCCGGATAGTATCGTCACAGATGCCTTCCACTTCTTTTTTACTGAGGGACTGGACGGGTTTTCTGAGGACAAGTTTGCCCTCGGCGGTCTTACCGTAGTTGGTCTCCTTGTGTAGTGCGCCGGAGACTTTTCTGCTAGGGCGGTGAGATACCCAGATGGAATTGAGCCTTTCGGCGACATCCAGGCGGAAGTTATGCCAGGGGATTTCCAGCCTCTCTCCCTCGGCACGGAAGTGGAAGACGCGTTTGCCTTCTTCCCGTGCTTCCTTGACTTTCAGCTCGTGCTTGA
The sequence above is drawn from the Rubritalea squalenifaciens DSM 18772 genome and encodes:
- the cas1 gene encoding type II CRISPR-associated endonuclease Cas1, with the protein product MIKHTLEISERPASVSLRNHQLLIRAGELERRYACEDVGVLILEHPGITISAAAVNELLTEGAVVLFCGANHLPTGMLLPTITHTELVPRMMNQLQADQPSRKRLWKEIVRSKIQAQAANVTEPYKRKLGHLASKVKSGDPENREAQAAKIYWPAYFPDQYGAGMARDYNCSSFFNSALNYGYAIMRAAVARALVSAGLLPALGVFHKRRDNPYCLADDVMEPLRPIVDTRVKELLQDTAHGDTQPNSLEKEHRAALLSLLSERVTCGDFEGPLMVALPRYISSFYRMLTKEAYTLLPPYQCSSHTTDVCG
- the cas2 gene encoding CRISPR-associated endonuclease Cas2 encodes the protein MWLVVLFDLPVDTPKARKQYTDFRKDLLGDGFDMMQYSVYYRHCASQENALVHIKRIRHIVPPDGEVRIMQFTDKQFERMEVFFGQRRVRTEEAPAQLEMF